In Xyrauchen texanus isolate HMW12.3.18 chromosome 32, RBS_HiC_50CHRs, whole genome shotgun sequence, the following proteins share a genomic window:
- the LOC127625909 gene encoding copine-3-like — MAIQCVSKIELSVSCNNLLDKDVGSKSDPLCVLLQSVGEDKWTEVERTEKVKNCQDPNFSTKLHIDYYFEKVQKLKFGIYDIDNKSVDLSDDDFLGGFECTLGQIVSSKNITRPLQLKTAKPAGKGTITISAEEVNDNRAIVLEVEAKGLDKKDMFGKSDPFLEFFKQGDDGKWQLVHRTEVIKNNLNPSWKKFTVSLHTFCSGDLNKPIKVHCFDYDSDGSHDLIGVFETKVSDLQKAVHGSPVEFDCIHPEKQKKKKSYKNSGVIKIKDCKLEAQYSFLDYVMGGCQINFTVGIDFTGSNGDPRSPDSLHYLSSNGVNQYLSAIWSVGLVVQDYDSDKLFPAFGFGAQVPPDFKVSHEFPLNFNPSSPYCQGVQGIIDAYRTALPQVRLYGPTNFSPIINHVARIAAGAAQQPNAAQYFVLLIITDGEITDLDQTRQAIVNCSKLPMSIIIVGVGEADFKAMEFLDGDNGVLKSLTGESATRDIVQFVPFKQFANAQKEALAQSVLAEVPNQLVSYFKMRSLLPVNPPSITK; from the exons ATGGCCATTCAGTGTGTGTCTAAAATCGAGCTCTCCGTCTCCTGCAATAATCTCCTGGATAAAGATGTTGGATCCAAATCTGATCCCCTCTGTGTTCTGCTGCAGAGTGTTGGGGAGGACAAATGGACAGAG GTAGAACGCACAGAAAAAGTGAAGAATTGCCAGGACCCCAATTTCTCTACAAAACTTCACATTGACTACTACTTTGAGAAGGTGCAGAAACTGAAGTTTGGCATCTATGACATTGACAACAAGTCTGTTGACCTCAGTGATGATGACTTCCTGGGAGGCTTTGAATGCACACTTGGCCAG ATTGTGTCGAGCAAGAATATTACCAGACCCCTGCAGCTCAAGACAGCAAAACCAGCTGGAAAAGGCACAATAACA ATCTCAGCTGAAGAGGTGAATGACAACAGGGCTATTGTGCTGGAAGTGGAAGCCAAAGGCCTGGATAAGAAG GACATGTTTGGGAAGTCTGATCCATTTTTGGAGTTTTTCAAGCAAGGAGATGACGGCAAGTGGCAGCTTGTTCACAGGACAGAA GTCATCAAGAATAATCTGAATCCATCTTGGAAAAAGTTCACTGTCTCCTTGCATACATTTTGCAGTGGTGACTTGAACAAACCAATTAAG GTTCATTGTTTTGATTATGATAGCGATGGATCTCATGATCTCATTGGTGTGTTTGAAACGAAAGTGTCAGATCTACAAAAAGCAGTTCATGGTTCACCG GTTGAGTTTGACTGCATTCATCCAGagaagcagaagaagaaaaagagtTATAAAAACTCAGGAGTCATCAAGATTAAAGATTGCAAG CTAGAGGCACAGTATTCGTTTCTGGATTATGTGATGGGAGGTTGCCAAATTAACTTCACG GTGGGCATTGACTTCACTGGCTCTAATGGAGACCCCCGCTCACCTGATTCTCTGCACTATCTCAGTTCTAATGGCGTGAATCAGTATCTGTCTGCAATCTGGTCCGTTGGTTTGGTAGTGCAAGACTATGACAG TGATAAACTTTTCCCGGCCTTTGGATTTGGTGCTCAAGTGCCTCCAGACTTCAAG GTTTCCCATGAGTTTCCATTGAACTTCAATCCCAGTAGCCCTTATTGCCAAG GAGTGCAAGGCATCATAGATGCGTACCGCACGGCTCTGCCTCAAGTCCGTCTCTATGGTCCCACCAATTTCTCACCCATTATAAACCATGTGGCCCGAATTGCAGCAGGAGCTGCTCAGCAGCCAAATGCAGCT CAATACTTTGTGCTGTTGATAATAACTGATGGGGAGATCACTGATCTTGACCAGACCAGGCAAGCCATTGTGAACTGCTCCAAACTACCCATGTCCATAATCATCGTGGGTGTGGGAGAGGCAGACTTTAAAGCCATGGAGTTTCTGGATGGAGACAATGGAGTTCTCAAATCCTTGACTGGAGAGTCAGCGACCAGAGATATTGTGCAGTTTGTGCCCTTCAAACAGTTTGCCAAT
- the LOC127625908 gene encoding RNA-binding protein 12-like, producing MAVVIRLQGLPIVAGTMDIRHFFSGLTIPDGGVHIVGGEHGEAFIVFATDEDARLGMMRAGGSIKNSKVSLLLSSKTEMQNMIELSRRRFETGSAEASTGNGGRPGPPVSTGGSGRGNLQTTAQGFSNTTLTTVTTAAAHEPVSNKTVPTFVTTTMGNMPPNFTNFSSPSLSLGSTMTTAMSSLNSVPPPMPPLPTMPSLPPMPPIPVPPPVSTMPPVPAVNPLTSVPQVPPIAHMTHMSALPPFNPGVPPPLGPVAGGLAASGPLSLGTQNPMFLNPMNPLNPLNLQHHLKSAMTNPDELYIHVHGLPFSVSDGEVRDFFQGLGVESVRLLKDNLGRNNGRAFVKFFSPQESFEALKRNAGMMGHRFVEISPATERQWRESVSTGHAEQNRHHRGSINSPPPSGRERDRSRSPHKHEFCVYLKGLPYEAENKQIFEFFKNLDIVEDSIYIAYGTNGRATGEGFVEFRTETDYKTALGCHMQYMGNRFIQVHPITKKNMYDKIDSIRKRMQGTQGEQKNNFGEGGKSTKNCAHITNIPYNVSKKDVRLFLDGIQLFEESVKVLVDGNGNGLGQAIVQFMSEEDALKAERLHRQKLNGRDAFVHLVTFEQMKEVERNPPPQARRGQKFQGNSHAHAYAQVQPQVPQAPHAFPGLTGDEFSFLRNAVTLGNAPPFVNPFSAPGNGLAGPPPLPPLGAALADITRTVPPPMVGGPLPGPVLEHPGFRPGGNSAPSGFVGAPEALRGITPFDNGSSRIESGQNRGGSQGQRPANENIRGPSSGGPGNPRPIIVKIQNMPFTVTVDEIIDFFYGYQVLQGSVCLQFNDKGLPTGEAMVAFDSHDEAMAAVMDLNDRPIGARKVKVILG from the coding sequence ATGGCTGTGGTCATCCGTTTGCAGGGTCTCCCCATTGTGGCTGGGACCATGGACATACGCCATTTCTTCTCTGGATTGACCATCCCGGATGGTGGTGTGCATATTGTAGGGGGTGAGCACGGTGAGGCTTTTATCGTGTTCGCCACAGATGAAGATGCAAGGCTTGGAATGATGCGCGCAGGGGGGTCAATCAAGAATTCTAAAGTGTCTCTATTACTAAGTAGCAAAACCGAAATGCAAAACATGATTGAACTGAGCCGAAGGCGTTTTGAAACTGGAAGTGCAGAGGCCAGCACAGGAAATGGCGGTAGGCCAGGTCCACCGGTCAGCACTGGTGGAAGTGGAAGGGGTAATTTGCAGACCACTGCACAAGGTTTCAGTAATACAACTTTAACCACTGTCACCACAGCGGCCGCACATGAGCCTGTGAGCAACAAGACTGTCCCTACATTTGTAACCACTACCATGGGCAACATGCCCCCAAACTTTACCAATTTCAGCAGCCCAAGTCTTAGCTTAGGATCTACCATGACCACTGCTATGTCGTCTTTGAACTCTGTACCTCCCCCTATGCCTCCCTTGCCCACCATGCCATCTCTTCCACCAATGCCCCCCATACCAGTACCACCTCCTGTGTCCACAATGCCTCCAGTACCAGCTGTTAATCCTCTAACATCAGTGCCTCAGGTCCCTCCCATTGCACACATGACACACATGTCCGCACTTCCACCATTTAACCCAGGTGTCCCTCCACCACTTGGCCCTGTGGCTGGTGGTTTAGCTGCCTCCGGTCCGCTGTCTCTCGGAACTCAAAATCCAATGTTCCTGAATCCCATGAACCCTCTGAACCCCCTCAACCTCCAACATCACTTGAAATCAGCAATGACAAACCCAGATGAGTTATACATTCATGTGCATGGCCTTCCTTTTTCAGTCAGTGACGGTGAAGTGAGAGATTTTTTTCAAGGACTAGGCGTTGAGTCAGTTCGGTTACTCAAAGACAATCTGGGTAGAAATAATGGTAGGGCATTTGTAAAGTTCTTCTCACCTCAAGAATCTTTTGAAGCCCTGAAAAGAAATGCAGGAATGATGGGCCATAGATTTGTTGAAATTTCTCCAGCTACTGAGAGACAGTGGCGAGAAAGCGTAAGCACAGGTCATGCAGAACAGAATCGACATCATCGCGGAAGCATAAACTCACCGCCTCCCTCTGGTCGTGAGAGAGATAGGTCCCGATCCCCCCACAAACATGAattctgtgtgtatttgaaaGGACTTCCATATGAAGCAGAGAACAAGCAAATATTTGAGTTTTTCAAAAATCTTGACATTGTTGAAGACAGCATTTATATTGCGTATGGAACCAATGGTAGGGCCACTGGTGAGGGATTTGTCGAGTTCAGAACTGAAACCGACTACAAAACTGCCCTTGGATGCCACATGCAGTACATGGGTAATCGATTCATACAGGTGCACCCCATCACAAAGAAAAATATGTACGACAAGATAGATTCAATTCGCAAACGAATGCAAGGTACCCAGGGTGAGCAAAAGAATAACTTTGGAGAAGGAGGGAAAAGTACAAAGAACTGTGCTCACATAACCAATATTCCGTATAATGTGTCTAAAAAAGATGTCCGTTTGTTTCTTGATGGGATTCAGCTGTTTGAGGAAAGTGTTAAGGTGCTAGTTGACGGAAATGGTAATGGTCTTGGTCAGGCTATTGTGCAGTTTATGTCTGAGGAGGATGCACTTAAAGCAGAGCGACTACATAGGCAGAAATTAAATGGCAGGGATGCCTTTGTGCATTTGGTAACATTTGAACAGATGAAGGAGGTTGAGAGAAATCCTCCTCCACAGGCAAGGCGTGGACAGAAATTCCAAGGAAATTCCCATGCCCATGCATATGCACAGGTCCAGCCCCAAGTTCCACAAGCACCACATGCTTTTCCAGGATTGACAGGAGACGAGTTTAGTTTTCTCAGAAATGCTGTAACCCTTGGCAATGCCCCTCCATTTGTCAACCCTTTTTCTGCCCCAGGTAATGGACTAGCAGGTCCACCACCTTTGCCGCCACTTGGTGCAGCCTTAGCGGATATCACACGTACTGTTCCCCCACCGATGGTTGGCGGGCCATTACCAGGTCCCGTTCTAGAGCACCCTGGTTTCAGACCTGGTGGCAACAGTGCACCTTCTGGTTTTGTTGGGGCACCAGAGGCCTTAAGAGGCATAACACCTTTTGATAATGGATCTTCCCGGATAGAATCTGGCCAAAATCGTGGAGGGAGCCAAGGTCAGAGACCTGCTAATGAAAATATTAGAGGACCATCCAGTGGTGGTCCAGGTAATCCACGGCCCATCATTGTTAAAATTCAAAACATGCCCTTTACTGTTACAGTTGATGAGATAATTGATTTCTTCTATGGATATCAAGTGTTGCAGGGTTCTGTGTGTTTGCAATTCAATGATAAAGGTTTGCCCACTGGGGAAGCAATGGTTGCATTTGACTCCCACGATGAAGCTATGGCTGCTGTGATGGACTTGAATGATAGGCCCATTGGGGCGAGGAAAGTTAAGGTCATTTTGGGATAA